Within Paenibacillus sabinae T27, the genomic segment CCGTCAAAAGCGTCCGCAATGCGGCCACCATTGTCCTGAAGAAGGATGAAGAGGGGCTTCTCGAAGTCTGCCGGAAGTATAAGTGGAAGCTTGAGCTGTATACGCCGGACGAGCTGAATGAAGTTCCTCTTCGAAATCCGTCCGAAACGGTATTTAAATATACGGGCGCATACGGGGTTAGCGAGCCTGCGGCGCTTCGCTCATCCGGAGCGGCGGATTGGCTGCTGGAGAAAAGGAAGAGCGGCAACGTCACCCTTTCCATCGCCCGCGTTCCATTCCCGTCTGGCGGGCAGGTGAGGATATGAGCGAGAACAGAAACCGGATCGTCATTACAGGGACGGGCAGCGGCGCCGGTAAAACAACGGTGACGATAGGGTTAATGGCCGCGCTGAAGCGCCGGGGTCTTCGGGTTCAGGGCTTCAAATGCGGCCCCGATTACATCGATCCGACCTATCATACTGCCGTAACGGGCAGGCCGTCGCGTAATCTGGACACCTGGATGCTGCCCTATGATATCATGCGTGAAATTTTTCTCAGAGCTTCCGAAGGAGCGGATCTGTCTATCATTGAGGGCGTCATGGGGCTGTACGATGGGAAGGACCCGTTGTCCAATACCGGTTCGACAGCGGAAATTTCCGCCCTGCTGGAGAGTCCGGTCATTCTCGTTGTGAACGCGCAGAGCATGGCTCGCAGCGCGGCCGCTGTCGTACTGGGGTACCAGAAGCTGGATGAAAGCATCCGCATAGCCGGTGTTATCGTCAACAAGTGCGGAAGCCGGGGACATTACCAGCTCGTAAAAGCCGCGATTGAACAGGAATGCGGCATTCCCGTTGTCGGCTGGCTGGGGCGGGACGACGGGCTGGATATTCCCGAGCGCCATCTCGGTCTCGTTCCGGCCATTGAACGGGGAGAACTGGACGGTTTGTTTGAACGGGCGGCCGATCTGGTCGAGGGCGGAGTGGATATTGAGTCGGTGCTGACACTCGCGGGTACGGCTCAACCGCTTGCATGGCCGGAGGAACGGCTGTTCAGCGGCGGGCCGTGCCCGAACCCTGGACCGGTGATTGCCGTTGCCCGGGACGCGGCATTCAACTTCTACTACCGTGAGAACCTGGAACTGCTTGAGCAATATGGCGCCACGCTGGTGTATTTCAGCCCTCTGGCGGGCGATACCGTGCCGGGCGATGCGGACGGTGTATATCTCGGCGGCGGATTCCCCGAGGAGTTTGCTGCTAAGCTAGCGGCGGATGAGCGGGTAAAGCGGGATTTGCAAGCCCGCGTCCGGGAAGGGCTCCCGGTCTTCGCCGAATGCGGAGGGTACATGTACCTTACCCGTTCGATTACGGACCGCGCGAGAGTTGCCCATGCAATGGTCGGGCTTATCCCAGCGGACGTTGCCATGCAGGATAAGCTTGCTGCTCTGGGCTACCGTGAGGCCACGGCGCTTCGGGACTGTCTGCTTATGGAAGCGGGCGAGGTCATCCGGGGCCATGAGTTCCATTATTCCAAACTAACGGCGGACCGGGAGAATTACCCTTTTGTTTATGAAACGAAAGGTCTGCGCGGAACGGGACTGGAAGGCTACCATTCGGAAAATGTGATGGCAGGCTACACGCATCTTCATTTTGCATCCAATCCGAAAGCCGCGGAGCGCTTCATACAGCGCTGCTTACAATACAGCCGGAAAAGAGGCGAAGCCAGTGGAACAGTCTGACCGGAGATCGAACCGCAAGGGCTATACCCTTGTCTATACAGGCGACGGCAAAGGCAAAACGACAGCCGCGCTGGGACTCGCGGTACGGGCTTCGGGGCGCGGCTACAAAGTGCTGATTCTGCAATTTATCAAATCGCCCCAGAGGACCTACGGAGAACATATCGCTCTTCGCAAACTGGGGGTGGAGATCCGGCAGCTTGGCGTGGGATTCACCTGGACGAAGACGCCGGAGGAGCACCGCACCGCTCTGCGGGAGGCCTGGTCTTCGGCCAGAGATGAAGTGCTTGGCGGCGATTGGGACGTTGTGGTTCTGGACGAGATCAACAATGCGCTCGCGATCGAGAAATTCCCGATTGAAGACGTCCTTCCCCTTAGAGAAGTGCTCGATTTAATCAGGCAAAAGCCGAAGCATTTGCATCTGGTTCTGACCGGGCGTCAGGCGAAACCGGAAATTCTGGAACTGGCGGACCTGGTGTCCGAGGTTCAGGCCGTTAAGCATTATTACAATGATGGAGTACCCGCGGTTCTCGGGATTGAATATTGACCTTGGACGCGGCAGGGAGGAAATGATGGTTGAAGCGGAGTCCTATGAAAAAAAGCTGATTCTTGCCACCGGCGGGGCGCGAAGCGGCAAGAGCCGTTTTGCCGAACAGTATACCGGAGAACTGGGACTGCTCCGGGGGCAGGAAGTTGTGTATATAGCCACATCCCAGTTATATGATGACGAAATGAAAAGGCGGGCGGCATTACACCGGGACCGGCGGCCCGCGGAATGGCGGACGGTCGAAGAGCCGTACGAGCTGGAATCCGTCATCCGGCGGCTGTCGGAAGAACCGGTATCCGTTGTCCTGATCGATTGCATTACCTTATGGATTTCGAACCTGCTGTTACAGCCAGAAGAAGAGGGACAAGAGCGCTGGATGAAGCCGGAGCACAGCGAAGCTATTCTTGGGCGGACCCGGGAGCTTTCCCGCCTGCTGAAACGTGCTCCGTTCCATGCGATTCTGGTCACCAATGAAGTGGGCGACTCACTCGTTCCCGAATATCCGCTCGGCAGAGTGTACCGCGACCTTGCCGGGCAGGTGAATCAGACGCTTGCGGAACAGGCGGATGAAGTCTTTCTGGTTGTTTGCGGAATTCCTTTGAATTTGCGGGAAGCGGCCTGGCGGTTCGGCGGAAAGGGGCAGTAATTGTTGCAAGGAATTATGTTTGTGATTACAGCGATTGTCATTGATCTGCTGGTCGGCGACCCGCGAGGCATTCCGCATCCGGTGATCGGGATCGGGAAGATCATATCCGGCACGGAATCGGCCCTGCGGAAATGGGGAACTGGGCGGGCGGCGGAGAGAGCGCTTGGCGTGCTCCTTGTCCTGGTCGTACTATCCGCCGTTTACGCCGCCGCTTTCCTGATTCTATGGCTTGCCGGCCTCATCCACCCTGTTATCCGATCTTTAGCGGAGGTCTGGCTGATTTCAACCACGATTGCCATCAAAGGCTTGGGTGACGCGGCCATGCAGGTATTCCGCCCTTTGGTTAATGGAGATTTGGACAGCGCCAGAACCTATGTCGGCTACATTGTGGGCAGGGAAACGCATGCTTTATCGGAACGGGAAGTCACGAGAGCCACCGTAGAGACGGTTGCCGAGAATATTGTCGATGCTGTGGTTGCTCCCTTATTTTACGCGCTGCTCGGCGGGGCTCCCCTGGCTTTACTGTATCGTGCGGTGAATACCCTCGATTCGATGGTTGGCTATAAGAACGATAAATTCCGGTATTTCGGCTGGGCCTCCGCCCGGCTTGACGATGTGCTGAACTATATCCCTGCCAGAATAACGGGGCTGCTGCTCTGGGCTTCGGCGCTCATGACGAAAGGGCTGAATGCCGGAAGGGCCTGGCAGGCCATGCGGCGCGATGCCACGAAGCATCCGAGCCCGAACAGCGGTATCCCCGAGGCCGCGGTTGCCGGAGCGCTGGGGATTCAGCTCGGCGGGTTCAACAGCTATGGCGGCATTGTATCGGAGAGAGCCAGAATGGGAACCGCCACCCGGGAGTTGGCAGCAGAAGATATCCGGCAGACGATAAAGATTCTATGGCTGACCGCGGCACTCATCATGCTCTTACTGCTGCTCGTGGCGGGAAGCCTTTTTATTGGAGAGATAAAATGAGACAATGGCTGGTTTCTTTGATCGTGGCGTTCCAGTTTCTTACCCGGCTTCCGATTCCCGTTCAAGTGGAATATGACAAGCGCTATGTGAGCCGGAGCGTAATATTTTATCCAGTTGTAGGGTTTGTCATCGGCTCTATTCTTTATCTGGCTTTGGTGGTGCTGTCATCCGGCTCGGCTCCTCTCGATGCGGCTGTACTGCTGCTCATTTGGACCCTTATAACCGGAGGCCTGCATCTGGACGGATTGATGGATACAGCGGACGGACTCGGAAGCCATCGGCCGCGTGAGCAGATGCTGGCGATCATGAAGGACAGCCGTGTTGGAGCCATGGGCGTGTTGGCGGCGTTCTTCGTGCTGTTACTGAAGTGGGCTTCCCTGTGGACTCTGCTTGACAGAATGCATCAGGGTTCGATATCCGGGAACATGCTGCTCTGTGTGCTGCTAACCGTTCCGGCTGTGAGCCGGGGGGCCATGGTGGCTGCCATTGTCCGGCGCCCTTATATTGGAGGAGAGCAAGGCATGGGAGGGCTGTTCCGGGAGGCCCGTGCCGGTTATCTTGCAGGAGCGATGTTGCTGCTGCTGTTCCCGGTTATTCTCCGGCCTTCCTACGGCTGGTTCTGGCTTTCAGGCATTCAGGCCGCCGCCGCCTGGCTGCTGGTCCGTCATTTTGTCCGGCGGCTTGGAGGGTTGACTGGGGATACATATGGGGCTTTAAACGAGCTGGTAGAGACCGTAGGTCTCCTGGCTGCGGTATATATCTCGTTCTAGAACAGGAGGAAAAAGCATGCTGGAACGAAACGGCCATGGAGGGGACTTGACTACGGCGGTTGAACTGTTCGGAGTACCGGCCCGGGATTTGCTTGATTTCAGCGCGAATATTAATCCCTTGGGGCCGCCGCCGGGGTTAAAGGATGTCCTTCATGAACAATGGGCGGGGCTGGTTCACTATCCCGACCCTGAATCCCGAGAGCTGCGAACAGCCATTTCGCAAAAATACAATATTGAGCCTGCGTCCATTCTCGTTGGCAACGGGGCTGCCGAAATCATTGATTTGATCGTTCGAGGGTTTAAGCCGGGGAAAGTGGCGGTGGTAGATCCGGCGTTCCTGGAATATGCCGAAGCCGCGTTAAAAGCCGGCGCCGAAGTTCTATCCGTTCCCGCATCTGCGGACGATGGCTTCGCCATTCCCGAGGAAGCGCTGCTCGCCGCTTGCGAAGAAGCCGACCTGTTGTTTATTGGCCAGCCTAACAATCCTACGGGACAGTGGTTGAACAAGGAAGCAGTGGTTCGTCTTGCAGACACAGCCATAGCGCATAATACCATCCTCGTTCTCGACGAGGCGTTCATTGACTTTTTCGAGGACGAGAAAGAGCTGTCTTTCATTCGCGAGGCGTCTGCCTCAAGGCATGTGATTGTTATCCGGTCTATGACCAAATTTTACGGCATCCCCGGATTGCGCCTTGGTTATGCCGCCTCCCATCCGGACAATATCTCGTTCATTCGGAAGCTGCAGGTGCCTTGGAGCGTAAATCATTTGGCGCAAAAAGCCGGGGTCTACGCATTAAGCCAGAGCGAATACGAAACGCGCACAAGGCAGCTCGTAGCCGTTGAGCGGGCTTGGCTTGAAGAGGAATTAAAGCGAATCGGCTGCCTGCCGTATCCGGGAAAAGCTAATTTTATGCTGGTCCGCACCGCTGCGTCCGGTCCGGATGCTTCGGAGCTGCAGCTCACGCTGGGGAAGCAGGGCATTCTAATTCGCCTCTGCACAGGCTTTGCCGGTCTGGATACGCGGTACTTCCGGATTGCGGTTAGAACATGCATGGAGAATGAACGCTTGATTGCCGCGCTGCGCGGCGCGCTCTGCAATCGGCAGGAAGCGGAGGGGATAGATTGAACGTCCCGCTAACCAAAATTATCTTAGCCAGACATGGAGCTACGGATTGGAATACGCAGCGGCGTTATCTTGGGCATACGGATCAGCCGTTGAATGAGCGGGGCAGGAAACAAGCGAAGGAACTCGGCAGTGCCTTGACGCATTTTCATTTGGATGCCATTTATTGCAGCGATCTGCGAAGAGCCCGCGAGACAGCCTGTGAAGTACAGCGGGCGGTATTTGACGCTGGCCTAAGCCGGCCTCCGCTGATCGCGGATGCAAGGCTGAGAGAAACGGATTTCGGCTGGATCGAAGGATTAACTTATGAAGAAGCAATGGCCCGCTTTCCCGAAGAAATGACCCGGTGGTACGAACAGATCGAGACGCGGACCCCGCCCGGCGGGAAAGAATCGCTATCCGATGTCCGCAGCCGGGTGTGCGATTTTATGAAGGAAGTGAGCGGGCAGGATTACAGCAGGATTCTAATTGTTACCCATGGCGGAGTCATCAATTCATGGCTCGCGCATATCGGGAAGAAGCCATTCTGGGAGAATCCCCTTAAGCATGGGGAATGGACTGAATGCGAGGGTCAAGAGGTGAGGGAAACTGAGTAAAGCGAAAACGATTATGTTCCAGGGAACGGCGTCCGACGTAGGAAAAAGCATCATCACCACGGCAATCTGC encodes:
- a CDS encoding cobyrinate a,c-diamide synthase → MSENRNRIVITGTGSGAGKTTVTIGLMAALKRRGLRVQGFKCGPDYIDPTYHTAVTGRPSRNLDTWMLPYDIMREIFLRASEGADLSIIEGVMGLYDGKDPLSNTGSTAEISALLESPVILVVNAQSMARSAAAVVLGYQKLDESIRIAGVIVNKCGSRGHYQLVKAAIEQECGIPVVGWLGRDDGLDIPERHLGLVPAIERGELDGLFERAADLVEGGVDIESVLTLAGTAQPLAWPEERLFSGGPCPNPGPVIAVARDAAFNFYYRENLELLEQYGATLVYFSPLAGDTVPGDADGVYLGGGFPEEFAAKLAADERVKRDLQARVREGLPVFAECGGYMYLTRSITDRARVAHAMVGLIPADVAMQDKLAALGYREATALRDCLLMEAGEVIRGHEFHYSKLTADRENYPFVYETKGLRGTGLEGYHSENVMAGYTHLHFASNPKAAERFIQRCLQYSRKRGEASGTV
- the cobO gene encoding cob(I)yrinic acid a,c-diamide adenosyltransferase, with translation MEQSDRRSNRKGYTLVYTGDGKGKTTAALGLAVRASGRGYKVLILQFIKSPQRTYGEHIALRKLGVEIRQLGVGFTWTKTPEEHRTALREAWSSARDEVLGGDWDVVVLDEINNALAIEKFPIEDVLPLREVLDLIRQKPKHLHLVLTGRQAKPEILELADLVSEVQAVKHYYNDGVPAVLGIEY
- the cobU gene encoding bifunctional adenosylcobinamide kinase/adenosylcobinamide-phosphate guanylyltransferase, encoding MVEAESYEKKLILATGGARSGKSRFAEQYTGELGLLRGQEVVYIATSQLYDDEMKRRAALHRDRRPAEWRTVEEPYELESVIRRLSEEPVSVVLIDCITLWISNLLLQPEEEGQERWMKPEHSEAILGRTRELSRLLKRAPFHAILVTNEVGDSLVPEYPLGRVYRDLAGQVNQTLAEQADEVFLVVCGIPLNLREAAWRFGGKGQ
- the cbiB gene encoding adenosylcobinamide-phosphate synthase CbiB; translation: MFVITAIVIDLLVGDPRGIPHPVIGIGKIISGTESALRKWGTGRAAERALGVLLVLVVLSAVYAAAFLILWLAGLIHPVIRSLAEVWLISTTIAIKGLGDAAMQVFRPLVNGDLDSARTYVGYIVGRETHALSEREVTRATVETVAENIVDAVVAPLFYALLGGAPLALLYRAVNTLDSMVGYKNDKFRYFGWASARLDDVLNYIPARITGLLLWASALMTKGLNAGRAWQAMRRDATKHPSPNSGIPEAAVAGALGIQLGGFNSYGGIVSERARMGTATRELAAEDIRQTIKILWLTAALIMLLLLLVAGSLFIGEIK
- the cobS gene encoding adenosylcobinamide-GDP ribazoletransferase, which codes for MRQWLVSLIVAFQFLTRLPIPVQVEYDKRYVSRSVIFYPVVGFVIGSILYLALVVLSSGSAPLDAAVLLLIWTLITGGLHLDGLMDTADGLGSHRPREQMLAIMKDSRVGAMGVLAAFFVLLLKWASLWTLLDRMHQGSISGNMLLCVLLTVPAVSRGAMVAAIVRRPYIGGEQGMGGLFREARAGYLAGAMLLLLFPVILRPSYGWFWLSGIQAAAAWLLVRHFVRRLGGLTGDTYGALNELVETVGLLAAVYISF
- the cobD gene encoding threonine-phosphate decarboxylase CobD — protein: MLERNGHGGDLTTAVELFGVPARDLLDFSANINPLGPPPGLKDVLHEQWAGLVHYPDPESRELRTAISQKYNIEPASILVGNGAAEIIDLIVRGFKPGKVAVVDPAFLEYAEAALKAGAEVLSVPASADDGFAIPEEALLAACEEADLLFIGQPNNPTGQWLNKEAVVRLADTAIAHNTILVLDEAFIDFFEDEKELSFIREASASRHVIVIRSMTKFYGIPGLRLGYAASHPDNISFIRKLQVPWSVNHLAQKAGVYALSQSEYETRTRQLVAVERAWLEEELKRIGCLPYPGKANFMLVRTAASGPDASELQLTLGKQGILIRLCTGFAGLDTRYFRIAVRTCMENERLIAALRGALCNRQEAEGID
- a CDS encoding histidine phosphatase family protein; translated protein: MNVPLTKIILARHGATDWNTQRRYLGHTDQPLNERGRKQAKELGSALTHFHLDAIYCSDLRRARETACEVQRAVFDAGLSRPPLIADARLRETDFGWIEGLTYEEAMARFPEEMTRWYEQIETRTPPGGKESLSDVRSRVCDFMKEVSGQDYSRILIVTHGGVINSWLAHIGKKPFWENPLKHGEWTECEGQEVRETE